In Tessaracoccus sp. MC1865, the DNA window AGTTGGCACCGAACACGGGGCTCAGCACCTGGTGGAAGAACACCACGATGCCGGACACCGCCCAGTACAGCGGCTGCATCATCGCCGAGAGCAGGCCGTAGAAACTGTCCCAGATGTTCAGCGAGACGAACAGATCGAGCATTAAGCCACCTCAGCTATGTGTGACGCCTGGTCAGGCGTCGTGTTACGCGAATTCTCTTGTTCCCAGGCGGCAGCCTGCGGCGTGCCGGGAACGTAGTCGACCCCGCCCTGCGACCACGGGTGGCAGCGGGCGATCCGACCGATGGTCAGCACGGAGCCCTTGAGAGCGCCGTGGTTCTCCAACGCGGTCAGCCCATAGGCCGAACACGTGGGATGGAACTTGCAGACATCTCCGTACATGGGGGAGATGAACCGGCGCCAGCCCTTGACGAACCAGATGAGCGGGTACTTCAGCATGTACCGGCCTTCCGGAACGCGCGGCGCCAGGCGTCGGCGAGATCAGAGCCGAGCCGTGCCTCGTCGACGGCGGACGCGGGCAGCGCCCGAACGACGACGTCGGTGGGGAACGGGCTTGTCAGCTCCGTGGCAAGGTGACGGAGGCGGCGCTTGACGCGGTTACGGGTCACGGCGTTGCCCACCTTCTTGGAGACAACAAAACCCACCCGGGTGTACTCGGGTGGATTCTGCTGAGGGTGCCTCACGTGCACCACTACTGTCGGCGTTGCCGCTCTCGAGCCGTGCCTGACGGTGATGCCAAAGTCGCCGGGCCTCTTCAGGCGCTGCGATTTCGGCAGCACAGAGTCAGGCCGACAGCTCGATGCGACCCTTACGACGACGGGCGCTCAGGATGGCGCGGCCGGCGCGGGTACGCATGCGGGCGCGGAAACCGTGGTTGCGGCTCCGACGGCGGTTGCTCGGCTGGAACGTGCGCTTGGTCATGGGATTACTCCCTCAAGATCGAAGGTTGAACGCTGCCCGTGGCCCGGGCAGGGGGAAGTGGC includes these proteins:
- the rnpA gene encoding ribonuclease P protein component; translated protein: MLPKSQRLKRPGDFGITVRHGSRAATPTVVVHVRHPQQNPPEYTRVGFVVSKKVGNAVTRNRVKRRLRHLATELTSPFPTDVVVRALPASAVDEARLGSDLADAWRRAFRKAGTC
- the rpmH gene encoding 50S ribosomal protein L34, translating into MTKRTFQPSNRRRSRNHGFRARMRTRAGRAILSARRRKGRIELSA